From uncultured Desulfobacter sp.:
TTCTATTTCTTTTAAAGTGTTGATGCCATCCCTGTCCCAGTCATCGCCATCGGTTCCATGGAAAACATAGATATTGTAGTCTCTATCCAGGCTCTCCCGCTCCACGAGTTGGTTCACCAGTTCAAAAGCGGTATACACCTTGGTTCCCCCGGCCACCTTATATGAATAATATTTATAAAAATCCTCAACTTCTTTTGCCTGGGTGTCATGGAGAATAAACCGGGTATCCACCTGCTTTTCATATTGATACAACAGCCATGAATAGAGCATCACATGCTGGGAAACCACCGCCTCGGTCACCTTACCGCTCATGGAACCGGAATAATCTCTTAGAAAAAAAACCAAGGCCTGGGATTCATATTCTTTCTCCCTGGACAGAATTCTGTATACAAGATCCTGGGGGGAGACAATAAACCGACCCGGGTCTATGTCGTTGACATCCGGAATGGTACCAAGGCCAATATTGGTCTGGACAATCTGTTTTAACGTTGCTTTTTTATCCAGAATCTGGCCCATGCCCCGGTTTTTATCTGTCAAATCATAGGTATAGCGGGATAGAACCCGCCTTTTGCCTTTATTCTGGAGGTTGGGGAGCTGGAAGTCCTGGGACAGTACCTTGCCTAATTCATAGGCACTGGACTCGAACTCATGTTCGGTCCCCTGGCCTTCGCCCTCGCCTTCTCCGGCGCCCTGTCCTGCCCCCTCGCCCTCTCCCCCCTCCGGACGCACCGGTTGTTCACCGATGATATCTCCCTCTTCTCCCTCGCCGGTACCGCTGGAAGGCTCGCCCTCTCCGGTTTCCGGATCAAAGGAAGGTTCCTCGTGGACAAACTTCTCCTCCACGGTGGTGGGAACCACAATAATTTTTTCCTTTCCCCCGGTACCTGGTTTGACAATGCGGCCTATACGGATTTTACGCTTAAAGCCATCCTCTTCCCGCTGGCGGTCCCGTTCCAATAATTCATCAAGGGTTATCATACGCTTCCCCTTTGTTTTTTATACAGTGTGAGCCGTTACCAAATGTCTAACCGAAAACCCGTGTTTGGACGAAACGTTGCCCAGGTGCAAGGCGCATAAAAATTTTCAACCGTAGCAACCTTATGGTTGTGAGGATTGGAAATTTTTATGCAACGCCGCAGATGGGTGACGTTTCGTTCAAACACTATTTGTCATCTTCCTGGCTGCAGAAGTACTCTATGGTTTTCTGGGCACACGTCGGGCAGTACCCAAGCTTCTTATCCATAGTATAAATCATTCTCTCATACAGTTTTTGATTTTCTTCGTTGGTCCGGTTAGCCAGCGCTCCAATTAAAGATCCGGCACCGGCGATATCCGATTTAAGCCGGACATCGGTAATGGCTTTAACCAGTTCGAGGTTGTCCATAAAATCATAATTGGCATCCACAGAAAGTTTCTGGCCATATATCTTTCTAATGGAATTTCTAAAGGAGGCCCGCTGTTCTTCAGTTTTAAGACCCAGGCGTTCCTCAACATTTTTAATGTAACGCTCATCAATTTTAAGGGCTCGAAGTTCACCCGTCTGGGGATCTTTATACTTCCACATCATATCAGGTCCTAAATGCTCGGCATCCACACCGATGATCATATTTACATAGTTAAGTACATCCTTTTTGATGGCCAACGGTTCGTCCATATATGCGTTAAACATCTCTGTCATAATGCGTTCCCGGTAAAGCCCCCTGGCAATTTTTAAATCCTCCATAAACTTGGTCCGGTCAGCAGGTTCCTGGACATAATCAAGTACTACCCGTTCCAGGGCGTTGAAAATATCTAAGGCAAACATGCACTTACCATCATTGGTTTCAGAAGATTCCAGCAAAAGCTGCACGGCCCGGCCAAGATTTCTCTGTCCTAAGCCTTTCTGGCCGAAACGTTTAGTTATATCCGTATCCTGGTTGAGCTGATCAATTAATTCAGCCAGGGTTTTAAGGCTTTTTTCACCGGCCACTTCTCCTGCGGCAAGCTTCATGGTTTCAACCGGGGTAAGTTTATCGGACGGGGGTAACCGGGTCAGCACCACGGCAACGGATGCAGCATAGTTCAAATTTGGATCCTGGTGAAGTACTTCATGCTCAAGGGAACGCTTTACATCAGTACCGATGGCATATTCGGTCAACATTTTCTGGAGTTTATAATCCGTATTATGGGCCACATAGCAGATCCGGCACCGGTCAACAATGGGCGCTTCCTCACGTTCCATTAAAAAGGTATTAAACTCGGAGTTATTTGAAGTCGCGATGATCAGGGTGTCAATGGGCCATTTAAAACCATCCATTTCAATCACACGGTTCTGGATTACACCAAGATACACCTGCACCAAATCCTTTTTGTTTTTATAAATTTCGTCGGAAAAATGGATGCCGCCGCCGGCCACCCGGGCCAAAGCCCCCCGGCGCAGGTCAAACCGGTAGGGGTTGTTGGAATCCGGAATATGCAACAGGCGCTGGATGGACTCTTCACCCATAAGATCCACGGCCGACGAGGTGATCTTATCCTTGGCCGGATATTTACCGGTAATCGTGCCAAGACTTTCTATCAACGGTACCGGGACTATTTCAATGAACTCCATCATTTGGTCAGGGTCATCATCACAATATTCCCGAATCTGATTCCATATATAGGCCGAGCAAGCACCTAAAGGACGATATCGGTCATAAAGATTTTCTATCTCCTTGTCCTTGAATTTAAATGATTTTGAAAAATAATCCATGGAAGCATCCTTATTACCCCTAAAGCTCATCGCAAGAATCATGGGGTCTTCATAGGTCTGGGATTCAATGACATTGATCTTTCCATATCCACCTACCCGGTCAAGATTCTTGAATCGAAACGTATATTTCATATTATTTGGGATAGATAAAAACTCCCGGTATCGGTCACACAGGTATTCAACGAAAAAAGTTTTTCCATTTCCCGGCTCGCCCACCAGGACAAAAGCCATTTCCCTGGAAGACCCACCCTCGGAGGCATCCTTGACAAAAGAGACAAAGGCGTTAATTTCGTCATACATGCCCACCAGATGCCTTTTGCCTTGGCTGAACAGGTCAAACTGGTAGGTAGTCTTTCCCTTGACCGTGACCTTGCGGATACCGGCGCCCAGAATCATACGGGAGACACCCTGGAATGCATCCTCAAATATCCGGGTCCCCTTTTTAACGGCTTCGACGTGATGGTTAAAGCTCTTAGGATCTGTTGTAGTGGCCATTTTACCCTCCATGGGCAGCAAAGGCGGCAAGTGCTGCCAAATCTTTGATTGGAATATAGTTAAATTTTTCTTTTCCGGTTTAATCGGTTAAAAGCGCGTTAGCGTTCCGGAAAATGACAATATAATGCAAGCGTTTTTATCAAGACTGAAAATTTGCGCTTCTTAATAATTTAAAACAGAACTAACTTAATATAAAGATATATCAAGCGAAAAAAAAGGTGTCAAATATTATCGTACCCTTATCGCCTTTGTTATAAATACTTTTGGTCTCCCTGATTTTATGATAACAATAAAAGAATAATTGCAATTAACTTTCGCAAATGAGGGAAATAATGACCCGTTCAAAGCTGTTGACCATTGCGGCTCTCAGAGATGAGCTGAATATGGGCAAGGCCACCTTAAAGTTTATTTTAAATCGATTCGGCCCGTGGCTTACCACACAGGTTGTCGACGATGAAACATGTTACACTGAACAGGCGGTTACCACCCTTTTAAAAATCAAAAAATTTCTGGATGCAGGTATGCTGCCCGAGCAGGTTGAAGCTTTTCTTGCACAGGAAGCAGAAATGCTTAAAGCCACGGCAAGCGTACAACCTTCTGCCGACAATCAAGGGACAATCCCCGTGGATATGGAATCTGTATCTATATTCAAAGATATGTTCCAGGTATATATAGAAAAACAAGACCGTATCGCTTTAGCCCAGGAAGCACTTGCCCGGGTGGAAGAAAAAAAAGCCGATGCAATGGAAAAACGGGCTGTCGCTGAAGAGAAAAAAGCCGATGCAATGACAAATATCGCCTTGGCATTGCAGGAGATGAACCAGCGGCACAGCGCTACTCCCCAGGCCATGGAAATTGCCGGACGTGCTGTGGAAACCCTGGCGCTTGAAGAATCAGCCGAGATTGACGAAAGCCCTTTGGATACCAATTTTAATGAAAATGAAAATCTGTTTGAAGATCCTGTACCCATGGACGATGAATTCAAGGATCAGGACCACGAGGATATTGGCGACATGGACTCGTCCAACATGGATGATCTGTCTTTGCTGGTCAATGAAACAGCCCTGACTCTTGAAGATATTGATGACCTATCCTCATTGATTGACTCTGTATCGGAGCCGGACAGCGACCTTGGCGACCTTGAAAACCTGCCGGAAGAAACGCAGTCAGCCCCTGAGATGAACAATCTGTCAGATGATATGGATGATTTGTCAAAGCTGATTGATTCTGATCTATCTTCGCCCAATTCCCTTGATAACAAAGATGACAATAAAGATATCAATGAAGACGATCTTGATGATCTGTTCAGCCTTGTGGATATGGATACCGATGTCCCTAAAGATCTTAATGAAGACCTGGATGATCTGTCCAAGCTTATTGAGCCTGTAGGTGATGAGCGTGGCGGCGATTTAGATGATCTATCCGCCCTGCTTGGAGAACCCACACAGTCCCAGGAACCCATCATGGATGATCTGTCCCTGCTTGTGCATGGCACCGGGGAAGAATCAGGGCCGGTTCCGCCTGGGGTAGATACCCAGGCTGATGACCTTTGGTCCCTGGTGTCTGAGGCAGAAGGTTCAAACCAAGAGATCCAAAGCCCGGCTGAGCAGTTAGCTGATGCCCCTGGAATGGATGACCTTTCTGCGCTGATAAATAAAGTACCAGACAACAGCCAAATCACAACCGACACAACGCCTGCTTATAAAAACAGCATTGGAGCCCCTACGGATAGTCTTAAGGAAACGCCCTTGATAAAACTGGATGTTTCGCCGGATCAGGATATGAAAAAATACAAGGCTGCCGTCATGAAAATCCTTATTGAATTAAAGGAACAAGGATTTACAGCTCAGCAGACAACGGATCGCTTCAACCGCGACGGTGTCGCCACCCTGTCCGGGAAACCCGCCTGGGGATTAAAAGCTATAGAAAAAATTTACGGTTTTATTGATTCTGCAAATTAAAAATTTTATTTTGCCCCTGCAGCGTCGGCGAAACGCGTGTCCACAAACTCATCCAGATCAATAAGGGAGGTCATAATATTCATTTTATCCATCATATATTTCTGAATTATATCAAGATCTTCTTTTTGGGGATAAAGTTCTCCTGTCAGAATCCGGTCAGGCGGATCTGTAAGCACCCGTTGGATAATATCCTTATTCTGGGAAAAAAACTCAGCACCAATAATTGAAGCCGGCTCAGGCTGGGCATCAATGGCAAGCCCGGACCGAACAAAACTTGTGCAAATTTCCTGAACAGCTTCAGGATTCTTTTCAATAATCTCTGTACGCATGACAAAAACACAACAAGGATGCTTGGCCCATAAATTTTTTGACAGTTCAAATTCTTCACCATGACCGGCGGCTATAACCTGGGAGCCAAATGGTTCAGCTACGATAAACCCACCGATTTCGCCTTCTTCGTCATACTCAAGGGCTTCGGGCATCTGGAAAGGGGCAACCACCTCAAGGGTGACATCAATTCCCTTTTCCGTGGCACGTCCGGGTTTCAACCCTTTCTCGGATAACAGCTTGTGAAACAGCATATTGTGGATGGATAGCTGATATGGAATCAATACGGTCTTACCCGCGAAATCTTCAACAGAATTGATGTTGGCTCTTTTATTTTTAACCAGAACACTGCCGGATTTATGGGCTAACAACAACAGTTTGAGATCAACACCGGATTTAAAAAGATCCATGGCTGTTGGTGCCAAAATCAGTGCCCCGTCCAAAGATTTTACGGAAAGCGCATCAGCAACTTCATTCCACCCGTTTTTAACCACAGGTTCCAGCGTGCAGTGTTGAAAGGTTTCCATACTTTGTTGTAATTTTCGAGCTGTTACACCGAGAATGAAATGATCAGTGATTTTAAGATATCCGATCTTGATCGCGGGTTTTTCCGCCATTTCAGGCACCTCCGGGGATGATTAGTGTATAAAAAAACAATGCTGAACCTCATTAACTGATTATTCGTAAATTTAATTTAAAGTCAGTCTTAAACTGGCTAATTACGGAATTTTGCGCAGCATTTAAATTAGAATTTGCCATAATTTCGCAACAAAGTAAACCCAGTGCTATATAAAATTAAGATGGCAGATTAAATAAGGAGCTTCTGATAGTAACTTTAACGAGTGCCTGAACGGAAATACGTGTTTGAACGAAAAAGTTCCCAGATGCAAGGCGCAGATGGGTGACTTTTCGTTCAAACACTAACTTAAAAAACCGGAATGCCCGGTTAAGGCCCATGATCGGAATAACGGCCATGGGCCGACCTGACATATCTCCTGCCAGGCTTCGGCCCACAACGAAAAATAAAAGTAACTTAACAACTTATTGATACTTTCATATAAAAAACCTTCCAAAATATGGTTTAGAAGTTTCATTCGTATTCAAGGCGTGACAATGGAGCATATTGAAATATGTGCTCATTGTAACAACGAAGAAGACGGATGAAACAGCAAACCATATGGGAGGTTTTATTTTGATTGTGGGCCTAAGTCAGCTTTTTTTTTGCTTGAATGATCATGCTTGCAAAAATCAGATCCTGGGGAGAAGTGAGTTTAATATTAAACCGTCCGCCTTCCACCATCGCCACCGGTATTTTCGCATGTTCGCAGACCGAAGCTTCGTCCGTGCCCAAAAAGCCGGTATGCCGGGCATGGGAAACGGCCTTGAGAATCAGGTCCAGGCGAAAAACCTGGGGTGTCTGGGCCCGGAACAGTCCATCCCGGTCAAGGGTGCAGATTATTTTGCCATTTTTATCGGCCCTTTTTACTGTATCACAGATACCAAGAACCGGGATGCAGGCACCGTTTTTCAAAGCACCGTCAAGGCACCGATCAACAATCTTTTCACCCACAAATGGCCGGACCCCGTCATGAATCAGCACAAATGTTGTTTCTGGTCGGGCATAAATTTTCAACGCTTTATCAAGTCCGTTTCCCACGGAATCCTGACGGGTAACACCGCCTTTGATAATATGCAAAGGTGTGGAAAATGAAAATCGGTGTAAAAGGTCATTGCGGATAAAATCCAGATCCTGTTCCGGAACCACCAGAATCATCTCGTCCACCCGGCAATGGGTATCAAAGGCGGCAAGCGTGCGGACAATTACCGGAATACCTTCCAGATCAATGAACTGTTTTTTAACAGTGGACTGCATGCGCAGACCTTTTCCGCCCGCCACAACAACGGCAATATTTTTAAACGTTTCTTTATTTTCTGCGCCAGACATGAATTTTAAATCAAATAACTTAATTCACCGGGCAAGGGAATGCCCTTGCCCATATGATCTTCACCGTAATTGACACCCGAAAGGATTTTCAAATCATTCAATGCCCTGGAATCGCCCGTAAAAACGACCGTCTCAATCTCCTCTTTTTTAATTTTCCCCCCGGCCCACTGGATATCAAGGACCGAAGAGGCATCAAACTGGTCTTTTCCCACATAAAGCTTGACTTCTCCGCCATAATGCTGGACGATTTTGGCCACCAGAAGGCTTGGTCGGCTGTGAAAGCCCCTGTCTTTGGGAATACCTACCTCAATTGTGTCGGATTCCATATTCATGTTCAGAACCTTTGTGGCCACAGCCTTGCCGGAGGATAAAAAACGGCCTGCATAATATAGACAATAATTCATGGCACGATCTAAAACAGTATCCGGATCAATGAGATCGGAAAGGGACAGACTGATATTTTTATAAACATGTTTAAAACCGGTATCATACAGGTGCCGTTCATAAAAATGAAGCAAGCGCCCTAATACCTGCAAAATATGAAATACAATGGAAAAATGACTGCGCAACTGATTTAAAAGTTCAGTATCAGGGGACTGCAACGTGGTGACCACATAAGAATCAAAGGAAGACTGGATGTTATGCACCCGCATCTCATAACTTCGAATTGTTACCTCATTGATAACATCAGGAACAAGCTTGTAAATGGTCTCAAGATCATAACGTTCGTAAAAGGTAAACTGTTCAAAATCCCGGATCAGCTCAAGAAACTGACTGGCAATTCGTGTCAGATTCTTTTTCTGACTGCCTTTGGGCATGGCGTTGTCAATATTATGTTCCAGTTGGCTGGCCGTGGCAATGCCGGGGAAATAGTCCAGATCATAGCCGGCTTCCGGAATGGTGATACCCAAACGCTGTGCCTCCCTCAGGGCAACGGGTGCTGCCTGATGAATGGCATTCTGGAGAAATTGAAGCATCTCCAGTGCTTCCTGTTTAAAGGCACTGTGGTTCTGATCCCCGAAATTGTAAAAGTCGAACCGGTCCAGGGTGTGACGCTGGGAATAACAGGCTAGGGAAAGATGTCGAACTGATGCTGATATTGCACGGTAAAAAACCCAGTCCTTATTTTTTTTTGCACCGTGAAAGTCAAGAAAATCCTCCATGATGTGGGAGGTGATTATCAATTTTGAGCACAATTTCTTGGTAAAAAGATAACTGTCGTCATTCAATTCAATAAGGAACAGAACGCATTGAAGATACTCATATGAAAAAATATTAGCTTTTTCTTTAAAAGATATGTCACAGGTGTCATTCATAGATATACTCAGTATTTAAAATTTCGGTCTGACCGGCCCGTAAGCCGAATTCTGTTATCTTTTTGCAGTTACCCACAAAAAAATCAACGGTCATTCATCTAGGATGCATGTTGCCATACACCTCAAGCAACCTACCCGGAGACTTGGGCGGGCAGCCCTCAAGCGTCTCTCTATTTGGTCTTGCACCGGACGGGGTTTACCAAGCTTTCCCGGTCACCCGGGAAACTGGTGCGCTCTTACCGCACCGTTTCACCCTTACCCAGCCACTCATTGAATGGAACAACTATTAGCATTAAAAACACCTGTTCGACTCAATGAGTAGCTGGGCGGTCTACTCTCTGTTGCACTTTCCTTCACGTCACCGTGACTCCACGTTATGGAGCGTCCTGCCCTGCGGTGTTCGGACTTTCCTCCCGGCGTTAATTCGCCCGGCGACCGTTTGTTCCAGTCAGACCGAAATTAAATTTTTTTTTCAACCCCAACCTACATTTCGCTTGTTTCTGTAACTATCCTAATTATAAAAAATAAAATAGCTCATCATCACTCAACTTTAACTTCACTATTAATAAATTCAGGTGGTTATGAATTAAATAGCGAAATGTAGGCCCCAAATGTTAGCTTTTCTCATAATATAAAATTCGGCTGCACTGGGGGCAAAATATCAACTGGTTTCCGCGCTGAACTTCAATATACAGCTGAGGCGGAATATTCATAAAACACCCTAAACAGACCTGATCCTGCGCTTGGGCTACGGCAGATCCCTGGTTCATTTTGGAAATGCGTTTAAATCGATCTAAAAGTTTAGGATCTATAGTTGCACCGATTTCTTTCTGGCTTTCAAGATATTCTCCAAGAAGCTTGCGGTCTTTAGTGGTTTGTTCTTCAATCTGATTCTGTTCCGCTTTGACCTGTTCTTCAAGCTGCTGATATTCTTTTGTACTTTCATCCACAATAGCCTGGGACCTTTCCCGCTCTTCCATGATCTGTAACAGTTCTGTCTCTAAGGCATCCTTCCTTTTTTTGTTATCATCCACCTCCCTGAGCAATACCTGATACTCTTTATTTGTGGTAACATTTCGAAGGGTTTCATTACTTTTGATAATACGAGCATCAACAATTTTAATTTCATTTTCACTGTCAAGACAATTTTTTTCAAGCTTTTCAAGTTCTTCTACATTTTCCTTGAGCGCTGCTGCAAACTGTTTGAGCCTGGATGCCAGCTTGGTTTTCTTTTTTTCAACCTCATACAGTACGTCATTAAGACGGACTATTTGGGTTTCAGCCTCCTGAAGTTTTACAAGGGTGGCTATCTCTGGTTTTGACATAAGGTGTTACATCCTCATATGGTTAAAAATGGATCTTGTTCCTGATCACATGTATTAATTGTAATTTTATATTTTTCGGCATCAAACATCTGACCAAGACGCTTTTTCAAAAGCTCAACAGCAATAAATTCGGAAGAAAAGTGGCCGACATCAACAGCGGATTTACCATAGGCCTCTATGTCTCGTGCCTCGTGATATTTCAAATCCCCCGTGATATATACATCCATTCCTGAACTTAAAAATTGAGTTGTCAAAGAGCCGCCTGAACCCGAGCACAGTGCTGCTGTTGATACCAT
This genomic window contains:
- a CDS encoding DUF444 family protein; the protein is MITLDELLERDRQREEDGFKRKIRIGRIVKPGTGGKEKIIVVPTTVEEKFVHEEPSFDPETGEGEPSSGTGEGEEGDIIGEQPVRPEGGEGEGAGQGAGEGEGEGQGTEHEFESSAYELGKVLSQDFQLPNLQNKGKRRVLSRYTYDLTDKNRGMGQILDKKATLKQIVQTNIGLGTIPDVNDIDPGRFIVSPQDLVYRILSREKEYESQALVFFLRDYSGSMSGKVTEAVVSQHVMLYSWLLYQYEKQVDTRFILHDTQAKEVEDFYKYYSYKVAGGTKVYTAFELVNQLVERESLDRDYNIYVFHGTDGDDWDRDGINTLKEIEKMVRYAARIGISVVEHSYVGKGQTEVEKYLRKSGILEKHKDHIKLDVMHEDVDDTRIIQGIKNLIS
- a CDS encoding HPr family phosphocarrier protein codes for the protein MNDTCDISFKEKANIFSYEYLQCVLFLIELNDDSYLFTKKLCSKLIITSHIMEDFLDFHGAKKNKDWVFYRAISASVRHLSLACYSQRHTLDRFDFYNFGDQNHSAFKQEALEMLQFLQNAIHQAAPVALREAQRLGITIPEAGYDLDYFPGIATASQLEHNIDNAMPKGSQKKNLTRIASQFLELIRDFEQFTFYERYDLETIYKLVPDVINEVTIRSYEMRVHNIQSSFDSYVVTTLQSPDTELLNQLRSHFSIVFHILQVLGRLLHFYERHLYDTGFKHVYKNISLSLSDLIDPDTVLDRAMNYCLYYAGRFLSSGKAVATKVLNMNMESDTIEVGIPKDRGFHSRPSLLVAKIVQHYGGEVKLYVGKDQFDASSVLDIQWAGGKIKKEEIETVVFTGDSRALNDLKILSGVNYGEDHMGKGIPLPGELSYLI
- a CDS encoding ABC transporter substrate-binding protein, whose protein sequence is MAEKPAIKIGYLKITDHFILGVTARKLQQSMETFQHCTLEPVVKNGWNEVADALSVKSLDGALILAPTAMDLFKSGVDLKLLLLAHKSGSVLVKNKRANINSVEDFAGKTVLIPYQLSIHNMLFHKLLSEKGLKPGRATEKGIDVTLEVVAPFQMPEALEYDEEGEIGGFIVAEPFGSQVIAAGHGEEFELSKNLWAKHPCCVFVMRTEIIEKNPEAVQEICTSFVRSGLAIDAQPEPASIIGAEFFSQNKDIIQRVLTDPPDRILTGELYPQKEDLDIIQKYMMDKMNIMTSLIDLDEFVDTRFADAAGAK
- a CDS encoding serine protein kinase PrkA, encoding MATTTDPKSFNHHVEAVKKGTRIFEDAFQGVSRMILGAGIRKVTVKGKTTYQFDLFSQGKRHLVGMYDEINAFVSFVKDASEGGSSREMAFVLVGEPGNGKTFFVEYLCDRYREFLSIPNNMKYTFRFKNLDRVGGYGKINVIESQTYEDPMILAMSFRGNKDASMDYFSKSFKFKDKEIENLYDRYRPLGACSAYIWNQIREYCDDDPDQMMEFIEIVPVPLIESLGTITGKYPAKDKITSSAVDLMGEESIQRLLHIPDSNNPYRFDLRRGALARVAGGGIHFSDEIYKNKKDLVQVYLGVIQNRVIEMDGFKWPIDTLIIATSNNSEFNTFLMEREEAPIVDRCRICYVAHNTDYKLQKMLTEYAIGTDVKRSLEHEVLHQDPNLNYAASVAVVLTRLPPSDKLTPVETMKLAAGEVAGEKSLKTLAELIDQLNQDTDITKRFGQKGLGQRNLGRAVQLLLESSETNDGKCMFALDIFNALERVVLDYVQEPADRTKFMEDLKIARGLYRERIMTEMFNAYMDEPLAIKKDVLNYVNMIIGVDAEHLGPDMMWKYKDPQTGELRALKIDERYIKNVEERLGLKTEEQRASFRNSIRKIYGQKLSVDANYDFMDNLELVKAITDVRLKSDIAGAGSLIGALANRTNEENQKLYERMIYTMDKKLGYCPTCAQKTIEYFCSQEDDK
- the ispD gene encoding 2-C-methyl-D-erythritol 4-phosphate cytidylyltransferase — its product is MSGAENKETFKNIAVVVAGGKGLRMQSTVKKQFIDLEGIPVIVRTLAAFDTHCRVDEMILVVPEQDLDFIRNDLLHRFSFSTPLHIIKGGVTRQDSVGNGLDKALKIYARPETTFVLIHDGVRPFVGEKIVDRCLDGALKNGACIPVLGICDTVKRADKNGKIICTLDRDGLFRAQTPQVFRLDLILKAVSHARHTGFLGTDEASVCEHAKIPVAMVEGGRFNIKLTSPQDLIFASMIIQAKKKLT
- a CDS encoding C4-type zinc ribbon domain-containing protein, which produces MSKPEIATLVKLQEAETQIVRLNDVLYEVEKKKTKLASRLKQFAAALKENVEELEKLEKNCLDSENEIKIVDARIIKSNETLRNVTTNKEYQVLLREVDDNKKRKDALETELLQIMEERERSQAIVDESTKEYQQLEEQVKAEQNQIEEQTTKDRKLLGEYLESQKEIGATIDPKLLDRFKRISKMNQGSAVAQAQDQVCLGCFMNIPPQLYIEVQRGNQLIFCPQCSRILYYEKS